From Streptomyces sp. CMB-StM0423, a single genomic window includes:
- a CDS encoding glycoside hydrolase family 16 protein — protein MHATRIRWRRSLLGAVAAMAAVSALTLPSATAGEDNGGAASDPAPLAEVFRDDFDGAAGSPPDAANWIVDTGTSYPGGPANWGTGEIQTYTDSPENLQKDGKGNLTITPRRNASGGWASARIETQRTDFEAPAGGVMRIEARIQMPNVTGAEALGYWPAFWTLGDAYRGNYWNWPGIGEFDIMENVNGVDSVWGVLHCGTAPGGPCNENNGLGASRACPGGSCQSGFHEYALELDRSGPVEELRWYVDGQQYHSVNAEQVGAETWANLAHHGHFLLLNVAMGGAFPDGVAGHATPTDATRPGVPMTVDYVSVEQSGGTAE, from the coding sequence ATGCACGCAACACGCATACGGTGGCGCAGGAGCCTGCTCGGCGCGGTCGCGGCGATGGCCGCGGTCAGCGCGCTGACCCTGCCCTCCGCGACAGCCGGCGAGGACAACGGAGGCGCGGCAAGCGACCCCGCACCCCTCGCCGAGGTGTTCCGCGACGACTTCGACGGCGCCGCCGGCTCCCCGCCCGACGCCGCGAACTGGATCGTCGACACCGGCACGTCCTACCCCGGCGGTCCCGCCAACTGGGGCACCGGCGAGATCCAGACGTACACCGACAGCCCGGAGAACCTCCAGAAGGACGGCAAGGGCAACCTCACCATCACCCCCCGCCGCAACGCCTCCGGCGGCTGGGCCTCCGCCCGCATCGAGACCCAGCGCACCGACTTCGAGGCCCCGGCCGGCGGTGTGATGCGCATCGAGGCCCGGATCCAGATGCCGAACGTCACCGGTGCCGAAGCCCTCGGCTACTGGCCCGCGTTCTGGACGCTGGGCGACGCCTACCGCGGCAACTACTGGAACTGGCCGGGCATCGGCGAGTTCGACATCATGGAGAACGTCAACGGCGTCGACAGCGTCTGGGGCGTGCTCCACTGCGGCACCGCACCCGGCGGCCCGTGCAACGAGAACAACGGCCTCGGCGCCTCCCGCGCCTGCCCGGGCGGCAGTTGCCAGTCCGGCTTCCACGAGTACGCCCTGGAGCTGGACCGCAGCGGCCCCGTCGAGGAGCTGCGCTGGTACGTGGACGGCCAGCAGTACCACTCCGTCAACGCCGAGCAGGTAGGGGCCGAGACCTGGGCGAACCTCGCCCACCACGGCCACTTCCTGCTCCTCAACGTAGCCATGGGCGGCGCCTTCCCCGACGGCGTGGCCGGCCACGCCACCCCCACCGACGCCACCCGGCCCGGCGTGCCCATGACCGTCGACTACGTGTCCGTCGAGCAGTCCGGAGGTACCGCCGAATGA
- a CDS encoding helix-turn-helix domain-containing protein has protein sequence MRGEGGGRSAEEYARWTRTPLGAGQSLYLMTACFTAHRYAPHAHHEFAVGVCTDGAEVIDYRGERIRARPGSIVVLGPGEAHTGGPADDEGYAYRAFYPSMALLTDGACTEAHFAEPVIDDPALAAALRAAHVAVDRGAEPLEAESRLPWLLAALARRHGRARPAATAPLGSGVARAVRDRLADELTDPPSLAAIGCDLGLSRYQVLRAFRDTMGMPPYAWLAQYRVERARGLLEAGHRPAEVAGLVGFADQAHLTRWFRRVLGATPAAYSRSVRT, from the coding sequence ATGAGGGGCGAGGGGGGCGGGCGGAGCGCCGAGGAGTACGCGCGCTGGACGCGGACGCCGCTCGGCGCGGGCCAGTCCCTGTACCTGATGACGGCGTGCTTCACCGCCCACCGGTACGCGCCGCACGCCCACCACGAGTTCGCCGTCGGGGTGTGCACGGACGGCGCCGAGGTCATCGACTACCGCGGCGAGCGGATCAGGGCCAGGCCCGGCAGCATCGTCGTCCTCGGCCCGGGCGAGGCCCACACCGGCGGCCCGGCGGACGACGAGGGGTACGCGTACCGCGCGTTCTACCCCTCCATGGCGCTGCTGACCGACGGCGCGTGCACCGAGGCGCACTTCGCCGAGCCGGTGATCGACGACCCGGCCCTGGCCGCCGCGCTGCGCGCCGCGCACGTCGCGGTCGACCGCGGCGCGGAGCCGCTGGAGGCGGAGTCGCGGCTGCCGTGGCTGCTCGCGGCGCTGGCCCGCCGGCACGGCCGCGCCCGCCCGGCGGCCACGGCGCCGCTGGGGAGCGGCGTGGCCCGTGCGGTACGGGACCGGCTGGCGGACGAGCTGACGGACCCGCCGTCGCTGGCGGCGATCGGCTGCGACCTGGGGCTGTCCCGGTACCAGGTGCTGCGGGCGTTCCGGGACACCATGGGCATGCCCCCGTACGCCTGGCTGGCGCAGTACCGGGTGGAGCGGGCGCGCGGCCTTCTGGAGGCGGGGCACCGGCCGGCGGAGGTGGCGGGTCTGGTGGGGTTCGCGGACCAGGCGCATCTGACGCGGTGGTTCCGGCGGGTGCTGGGGGCGACGCCGGCGGCGTACAGCAGGAGCGTACGGACGTAG
- a CDS encoding beta-1,3-glucanase family protein codes for MISRRRLLGGLAVASAAAGTPLVLSAARAGGAAAALDVTVVNKTGAYENSSISIYVVGNEGGRQVRLTPDGSLAPIEVGDNGPDGYTDYAIPFAGSGDTGLTLPNMSGRLYVALGGKLKMKAVTDGAGNAALAYPAGWVSTDPNYPVLHDCMEFTLNDAGMFCNTTMVDMFSVPMSIHLTGAKDQTTGTLKDGARQKVFDTLAGTEGFGRLVDGDGLRVIAPGHGLDAGLFDGAYLDGYVDEVWSAYAGKDLKVTTNAGTFTGRVAGDRLSFAGPADVAFDRPPTRDVLFCDGKLAAPNDGTTGPVAAILGAALNRTTLRDHADQPVTDASAFYGTGISNHYARVMHEVSEDGRAYGFAFDDVSGFASYIEDGAPQQLTLTLTPF; via the coding sequence ATGATCTCGCGACGCAGGCTGCTGGGTGGTCTGGCCGTCGCGTCCGCCGCCGCGGGGACACCTCTGGTGCTCTCCGCGGCGCGGGCGGGCGGCGCCGCCGCGGCCCTCGACGTGACCGTCGTCAACAAGACCGGCGCGTACGAGAACTCCTCGATCAGCATCTACGTCGTCGGCAACGAGGGCGGCCGGCAGGTCCGCCTCACGCCCGACGGGTCGCTCGCGCCCATCGAGGTCGGCGACAACGGCCCCGACGGCTACACCGACTACGCCATCCCCTTCGCCGGCAGCGGCGACACGGGCCTGACGCTGCCGAACATGTCCGGCCGCCTCTACGTGGCCCTCGGCGGCAAGCTGAAGATGAAGGCGGTCACGGACGGCGCCGGCAACGCGGCGCTCGCGTACCCCGCCGGCTGGGTCTCCACCGACCCCAACTACCCCGTGCTGCACGACTGCATGGAGTTCACGCTCAACGACGCCGGCATGTTCTGCAACACCACCATGGTCGACATGTTCAGCGTGCCGATGTCCATCCATCTGACGGGCGCCAAAGACCAGACGACCGGGACGCTCAAGGACGGCGCCAGGCAGAAGGTGTTCGACACCCTGGCGGGCACCGAGGGCTTCGGCCGGCTGGTGGACGGGGACGGGCTGCGGGTCATCGCCCCCGGGCACGGCCTGGACGCCGGGCTGTTCGACGGCGCGTATCTCGACGGGTACGTGGACGAGGTCTGGTCGGCGTACGCGGGCAAGGACCTGAAGGTCACCACGAACGCCGGTACCTTCACCGGCCGCGTCGCCGGCGACCGGCTGTCCTTCGCCGGCCCCGCCGACGTCGCCTTCGACCGGCCGCCCACCCGCGACGTGCTGTTCTGCGACGGCAAGCTCGCCGCCCCGAACGACGGCACCACGGGCCCCGTCGCCGCCATCCTCGGTGCCGCGCTCAACCGCACCACCCTGCGCGACCACGCCGACCAGCCGGTCACCGACGCGTCCGCCTTCTACGGCACCGGTATCTCCAACCACTACGCACGGGTGATGCACGAAGTGTCGGAGGACGGGCGGGCGTACGGGTTCGCCTTCGACGACGTGTCCGGCTTCGCGTCGTACATCGAGGACGGGGCGCCGCAGCAGCTCACGCTGACGCTGACGCCCTTCTGA
- a CDS encoding MOSC domain-containing protein, translated as MNGTVTAVCSSGEYTFHKPARESITLLAGLGVEGDAHAGVTVKHRSRVARDPSQPNLRQVHLMHEELFAEVAEAGFAVRPGELGENVTTRGVDLLGLPTGTLLHLGAEAVVEVTGLRNPCHQIDDFQSGLLKQVVGRDAAGNVVRKAGVMSVVLTGGVVRPGDPVVVVLPDAPHRPLEKV; from the coding sequence ATGAACGGCACGGTCACAGCGGTCTGCAGCAGCGGCGAGTACACCTTCCACAAGCCGGCCCGCGAGTCGATCACCCTGCTCGCCGGCCTCGGCGTCGAAGGCGACGCGCACGCCGGCGTCACGGTCAAGCACCGCTCCCGGGTCGCCCGCGACCCGTCCCAGCCGAACCTGCGGCAGGTGCACCTGATGCACGAGGAGCTGTTCGCCGAGGTCGCCGAGGCGGGCTTCGCGGTACGCCCCGGGGAGCTGGGCGAGAACGTCACCACCCGGGGCGTCGACCTGCTCGGCCTGCCCACCGGCACGCTGCTGCACCTCGGTGCCGAGGCCGTCGTGGAGGTCACCGGGCTGCGCAACCCCTGCCACCAGATCGACGACTTCCAGAGCGGGCTGCTCAAGCAGGTCGTCGGCCGGGACGCGGCGGGGAACGTGGTGCGCAAGGCGGGCGTGATGAGCGTGGTGCTGACGGGCGGCGTGGTACGTCCGGGAGACCCGGTCGTCGTGGTGCTGCCGGACGCCCCGCACCGCCCGCTGGAGAAGGTCTGA
- a CDS encoding arylsulfotransferase family protein has protein sequence MSRRLARTCTAIILGGLVAALPPAAAAEQAGEPAAEPAAARGAAAPAAEEPAEEPPAPLDVLERRPGTGEGLLFVGPQKNPGRVGPPGEEPPPEAGRGPQIVDDRGRPVWYHRIPQNEYVADFRVQEYRGQKVLTWWQGKSDNAGLGEGVGYVADENYDIIATVRSPDPEQSIDLHEFRLTPQGTALVVSYQQRPCDLTPVGGPADGDVLESVVWELDLATGEPLLEWRSLDHVPLQESDERPSGRAGTRPFDYLHTNSVSLDTDGDLLVSAVGTSTVYKLDRETGEIVWRLGGKNSDFRLGAGARTIAQHDVVAVGDGTYRMFDNQNMHSDGYETRVVWLRIDPRRGTAELERQLVHPDRVSTAVTGGSQGLPNGNTLVGWGSAGRISEFDAAGRLVFDAAFPEEYSSYRAYRDEWEGEPETAPEVRIDGASGDAHAVWNGATEVAGWRVLAGDARDGLRPVASEPWDGLDTDVALPADAADAAYVQAEALDVDGEVIGASAVTETGAG, from the coding sequence GTGTCCCGTCGGCTGGCGCGTACGTGCACCGCGATCATCCTCGGCGGTCTCGTCGCCGCCCTCCCGCCCGCGGCTGCCGCGGAACAGGCCGGAGAACCGGCCGCGGAACCGGCCGCCGCGCGCGGTGCGGCCGCACCCGCCGCCGAGGAGCCGGCCGAGGAGCCGCCCGCGCCCCTCGACGTGCTGGAGCGCCGCCCCGGCACGGGCGAAGGACTGCTGTTCGTCGGCCCGCAGAAGAACCCCGGCCGGGTCGGGCCGCCCGGCGAGGAACCGCCGCCCGAGGCGGGCCGCGGACCCCAGATCGTCGACGACCGGGGCCGCCCCGTCTGGTACCACCGCATCCCGCAGAACGAGTACGTCGCCGACTTCCGCGTGCAGGAGTACCGCGGTCAGAAGGTCCTCACCTGGTGGCAGGGCAAGAGCGACAACGCGGGACTCGGCGAGGGCGTCGGCTACGTCGCCGACGAGAACTACGACATCATCGCCACCGTCCGCTCCCCCGACCCGGAACAGAGCATCGACCTGCACGAGTTCCGGCTCACCCCGCAGGGCACCGCCCTCGTCGTCAGCTACCAGCAGCGGCCCTGCGACCTCACCCCGGTCGGCGGCCCCGCGGACGGCGACGTGCTGGAGAGCGTCGTGTGGGAGCTGGACCTCGCCACCGGCGAGCCGCTGCTGGAGTGGCGCAGCCTCGACCACGTACCGCTGCAGGAGTCCGACGAGCGGCCCTCGGGACGCGCCGGCACCCGCCCCTTCGACTACCTGCACACCAATTCCGTCTCCCTCGACACCGACGGCGACCTCCTCGTCTCCGCCGTCGGCACCAGCACCGTCTACAAGCTCGACCGGGAGACCGGCGAGATCGTCTGGCGGCTCGGCGGCAAGAACAGCGACTTCCGGCTCGGCGCGGGCGCCCGCACCATCGCCCAGCACGATGTCGTGGCGGTCGGCGACGGCACGTACCGCATGTTCGACAACCAGAACATGCACTCCGACGGCTACGAGACCCGGGTCGTATGGCTGCGCATCGACCCGCGCCGCGGCACCGCCGAGCTGGAGCGCCAGCTCGTGCACCCGGACCGCGTCTCCACCGCCGTCACCGGCGGCAGCCAGGGCCTGCCCAACGGCAACACCCTGGTCGGCTGGGGTTCCGCGGGCCGGATCTCGGAGTTCGACGCGGCCGGGCGGCTCGTGTTCGACGCCGCCTTCCCGGAGGAGTACAGCTCGTACCGCGCCTACCGCGACGAGTGGGAGGGCGAGCCCGAGACCGCGCCGGAGGTACGGATCGACGGCGCGTCCGGCGACGCGCACGCCGTGTGGAACGGCGCCACGGAGGTCGCCGGCTGGCGGGTGCTGGCCGGCGACGCGCGGGACGGCCTGCGGCCCGTCGCAAGCGAGCCGTGGGACGGGCTCGACACGGACGTCGCCCTGCCGGCGGACGCGGCGGACGCGGCCTACGTGCAGGCGGAGGCGCTGGACGTGGACGGCGAGGTGATCGGCGCCTCCGCGGTCACGGAGACCGGCGCGGGCTGA
- a CDS encoding aminotransferase class V-fold PLP-dependent enzyme has translation MSQRDLSPEEFRELGHAYVDWIADYRARVGDLPVLPGVEPGWVRRQLPAKLSEEGEPLTEVLADMDRVVVPGSTHWQHPGFFAYFPANASLASLLGDMLSTGLGTQGMLWSTSPACTELEQHLLDQLADATGLPAEFTFAGGGGGVIQDSASSSSLVALLAALHRSSGGAWRTAGRDGREVLYVSAHTHSSLEKAAIAAGLGADAVRIVPPGGDGGQTMAPDALAAAVREDLAAGRRPVMVCATIGTTGTGAVDPVREIAAVCAEYGIWLHVDAAWAGAAAFCPEHRGLFDGAGLADSYSTDGHKWLLTAFDCNLFWTRDTATLVGALTVLPEYLRNAASESGAVVDYRDWHLPLGRRFRALKLWTVLRRFGLAGIRDHVRRHVGLAAELESWAAADPRFALGVPRSLALVCLYAVTGRGTDADNAATKAVLERINAGGRSYVTHTVVDGRYLLRVAVGGLETEERHVRALWDDLCAAADAVTGPDAVTTADAGEAGGTA, from the coding sequence ATGTCGCAGCGAGATCTGTCCCCAGAAGAGTTCCGCGAGCTCGGCCACGCCTACGTCGACTGGATCGCCGACTACCGCGCCCGGGTCGGCGACCTGCCGGTGCTCCCCGGCGTCGAGCCCGGCTGGGTGCGCCGGCAACTGCCGGCGAAGCTGTCGGAGGAGGGCGAGCCGCTGACCGAGGTGCTGGCGGACATGGACCGCGTCGTGGTGCCCGGCTCCACGCACTGGCAGCACCCCGGCTTCTTCGCGTACTTCCCCGCGAACGCCTCCCTCGCCTCCCTCCTCGGCGACATGCTCTCCACCGGCCTCGGCACCCAGGGCATGCTCTGGTCGACGTCCCCGGCCTGTACGGAGCTGGAGCAGCACCTGCTCGACCAGCTCGCCGACGCCACCGGACTGCCCGCCGAGTTCACCTTCGCCGGCGGTGGCGGCGGCGTCATCCAGGACTCGGCGTCCTCGTCCTCGCTGGTCGCGCTGCTCGCCGCACTGCACCGCAGCTCCGGCGGCGCCTGGCGGACGGCGGGCCGGGACGGGCGCGAGGTGCTGTACGTCTCGGCGCACACCCACTCCTCGCTGGAGAAGGCCGCGATCGCCGCGGGCCTGGGCGCGGATGCCGTACGGATCGTGCCGCCCGGCGGCGACGGCGGCCAGACGATGGCGCCCGACGCGCTGGCCGCCGCCGTGCGCGAGGACCTGGCGGCCGGCCGCCGCCCGGTGATGGTGTGCGCCACGATCGGCACCACCGGCACCGGCGCCGTCGACCCGGTGCGCGAGATCGCCGCGGTCTGCGCCGAGTACGGCATCTGGCTGCATGTCGACGCCGCGTGGGCCGGCGCCGCCGCCTTCTGCCCCGAGCACCGCGGGCTCTTCGACGGCGCCGGGCTGGCCGATTCGTACAGCACCGACGGGCACAAGTGGCTGCTCACCGCCTTCGACTGCAATCTCTTCTGGACCCGCGACACCGCCACCCTCGTCGGCGCCCTGACCGTGCTGCCGGAGTACCTGCGCAACGCGGCCAGCGAGTCCGGCGCCGTCGTCGACTACCGCGACTGGCACCTGCCCCTCGGCCGCCGCTTCCGCGCGCTGAAGCTGTGGACGGTGCTGCGCCGCTTCGGCCTCGCCGGCATCCGGGACCACGTGCGCCGGCACGTCGGGCTGGCCGCGGAGCTGGAGTCGTGGGCGGCGGCCGACCCGCGCTTCGCGCTGGGGGTGCCGCGGAGCCTGGCGCTGGTCTGCCTGTACGCCGTCACCGGCCGCGGCACCGACGCCGACAACGCCGCGACGAAGGCGGTGCTGGAGCGGATCAACGCGGGCGGGCGGTCGTACGTCACCCACACGGTGGTCGACGGCCGCTATCTGCTGCGGGTCGCGGTCGGCGGGCTGGAGACCGAGGAGCGGCACGTACGGGCGCTGTGGGACGACCTGTGCGCTGCGGCGGACGCGGTGACCGGGCCGGACGCGGTGACCACGGCGGACGCGGGGGAGGCCGGCGGCACCGCCTGA
- the leuE gene encoding leucine efflux protein LeuE: MLGVTDLSTYLAGLALIILLPGPNSLYVVSVAARRGARAGYRAAGGVMCGDMVLMVLSAGGVASLLQASPTAFAVVKFAGAGYLTWLAVGMLRGAWRMWREREARAVARAEGEAVRAEAEREEMERPYRRAFVVSLLNPKAILFFVSFFVQFIDPAYAHPELTFVVLAAWAQLFSITYLTALIFSGTHLAALFRRRRRLTAGMSAAAGTAFLGFAAKLSMSSA, translated from the coding sequence ATGCTTGGAGTCACGGATCTGTCGACGTACCTTGCCGGGCTCGCCCTGATCATCCTGCTCCCGGGCCCCAACTCCCTCTACGTCGTCTCCGTCGCCGCCCGCCGCGGCGCCCGGGCCGGCTACCGGGCGGCCGGCGGCGTGATGTGCGGCGACATGGTGCTCATGGTGCTCTCCGCGGGCGGCGTGGCCTCGTTGCTGCAGGCGAGCCCGACGGCGTTCGCCGTCGTCAAGTTCGCGGGCGCCGGGTATCTGACGTGGCTGGCGGTCGGGATGCTGCGCGGGGCGTGGCGGATGTGGCGCGAGCGCGAGGCGCGGGCCGTCGCACGGGCGGAGGGGGAAGCCGTGCGGGCGGAGGCGGAGCGGGAGGAGATGGAGCGCCCGTACCGCCGGGCGTTCGTCGTCAGCCTGCTGAACCCGAAGGCGATCCTGTTCTTCGTCTCCTTCTTCGTGCAGTTCATCGACCCGGCGTACGCGCACCCGGAGCTGACGTTCGTCGTGCTGGCGGCGTGGGCGCAGTTGTTCAGCATCACGTACCTGACGGCCCTGATATTCAGCGGTACGCACCTCGCGGCCCTCTTCCGCCGCAGGCGGCGGCTGACGGCGGGGATGTCGGCGGCGGCGGGGACGGCGTTCCTGGGCTTCGCGGCCAAACTGTCGATGAGCAGCGCGTGA
- a CDS encoding MerR family transcriptional regulator, producing MRIGELAALAGVTTRTVRHYHRIGLLPEPARRANGYRVYTLRDAVELARVRRLTELGLSLDEVRDALADDIGKELHEILAELDADLARQEAAIRQRRARLAELLRYAEGGGLTAEGPVSPELAAVFADMSRTSARLGVPEPASAAKERELLALLDTTADDAHRGWLDALLHALSADPEAMTRAYDIYARLDELADAEATDPRVEELARDVLAALPDEALALMAAGPDEAGTRAGEDGDEGREAFAEMFFADFPPAQAEVLRRAMVLFGERTSGAGEAGGAGRAERRRGERAS from the coding sequence ATGCGAATCGGAGAGCTCGCCGCGCTCGCCGGGGTCACCACCCGTACCGTGCGGCATTACCACCGCATCGGGCTGCTGCCCGAGCCCGCCCGCCGGGCCAACGGCTACCGCGTCTACACCCTGCGCGACGCCGTCGAGCTGGCCCGCGTCCGCCGCCTGACCGAGCTGGGCCTCAGCCTGGACGAGGTCCGCGACGCGCTCGCCGACGACATCGGCAAGGAGCTGCACGAGATCCTCGCGGAGCTGGACGCCGACCTCGCCCGGCAGGAGGCCGCCATCCGGCAGCGCCGCGCCCGCCTCGCCGAGCTGCTGCGGTACGCGGAGGGCGGCGGGCTGACCGCCGAGGGCCCGGTGTCGCCGGAGCTGGCCGCGGTGTTCGCGGACATGTCCCGCACCTCCGCCCGGCTCGGCGTCCCGGAGCCGGCCAGCGCCGCGAAGGAGCGGGAGCTGCTCGCGCTCCTGGACACCACCGCGGACGACGCCCACCGGGGCTGGCTCGACGCGCTCCTGCACGCGCTCAGCGCCGACCCGGAGGCGATGACGCGCGCGTACGACATCTACGCCCGGCTCGACGAGCTGGCCGACGCCGAGGCCACGGACCCGCGCGTCGAGGAGCTGGCGCGGGACGTCCTCGCGGCCCTGCCGGACGAGGCGCTGGCGCTGATGGCCGCGGGGCCCGACGAGGCCGGTACCCGCGCGGGCGAGGACGGCGACGAAGGCCGGGAAGCCTTCGCGGAGATGTTCTTCGCGGACTTCCCCCCGGCGCAGGCCGAGGTTTTGCGCCGGGCGATGGTCCTGTTCGGAGAGCGGACGAGCGGGGCCGGCGAGGCGGGCGGGGCCGGGCGCGCGGAGCGGCGGCGCGGGGAGCGTGCGTCGTGA
- a CDS encoding ribonuclease catalytic domain-containing protein, with translation MPQRILHAADAEDAPLRAALRRLRAAEDVPAAFPPEVLAEADRAAKAPRLPERDATDIPFYTVDPPGARDLDQALHVARRGGGGFRIHYAIADVAAFVPPGGAVDAEAHQRVTTLYFPDTRVPLHPEQLSEGAASLLPDQTTPALLWEIDLDSSGQVAEATVARALVRSRARLDYGGVQQTIDEGTAEEPVALLRDVGLLREEVERERGGISLGVPEQEVVRRDGRYTLEYSAPLPAHSWNAQVSLLTGMAAADLMLASGTGILRTLPPARRGALTYLHRVARALDIDWPEGLDYPELLRSLNPQMANHAAFLQDCTALLRGAGYTVFDGEPPARQDAAHAAVADEYVHCTAPLRRLADRYALELCVAAAAGEPPPEWVREALGGLPELMVRGAQRAGRLERECVDLVEAALMSGRIGEVFDGYVVEVDERRPTRGTVQLYEPAVIGRVDAEESAEAPVPSGSGEPAEGGEPAEGAEGAEPAGGAPPADSAEPADSTEPPEPPEPAEPAGAAGPPVRAWPAPGEPLPLGHRVRVRLTAAEPGVSPVRFAPAP, from the coding sequence GTGCCCCAACGCATCCTGCACGCCGCCGACGCCGAGGACGCCCCGCTCCGCGCCGCCCTGCGCCGGCTGCGCGCCGCAGAGGACGTGCCCGCGGCGTTCCCGCCCGAGGTGCTCGCCGAGGCCGACCGCGCCGCGAAAGCCCCCCGGCTGCCCGAGCGGGACGCGACCGACATCCCGTTCTACACGGTCGACCCGCCCGGCGCCCGCGATCTGGACCAGGCCCTCCACGTCGCCCGCCGGGGCGGCGGCGGCTTCCGTATCCACTACGCCATCGCCGACGTCGCCGCCTTCGTGCCCCCCGGCGGAGCCGTCGACGCCGAGGCCCACCAGCGCGTGACGACGCTCTACTTCCCCGACACCCGCGTGCCCCTGCACCCCGAGCAGCTCTCCGAGGGCGCCGCCAGCCTGCTGCCCGACCAGACGACCCCCGCGCTGCTCTGGGAGATCGACCTGGACTCCAGCGGCCAGGTCGCGGAGGCCACGGTCGCCCGCGCGCTGGTACGCAGCCGCGCGCGGCTCGACTACGGCGGCGTACAGCAGACGATCGACGAGGGCACCGCGGAGGAGCCGGTGGCGCTGCTGCGCGACGTCGGACTGCTGCGCGAGGAGGTGGAGCGCGAACGCGGCGGGATCTCGCTGGGCGTACCGGAGCAGGAGGTGGTGCGCCGCGACGGCCGCTACACCCTGGAGTACAGCGCCCCGCTGCCCGCGCACAGTTGGAACGCGCAGGTGTCCCTGCTCACCGGCATGGCCGCCGCGGACCTGATGCTCGCCTCCGGCACCGGCATCCTGCGTACGCTGCCGCCCGCGCGGCGCGGCGCCCTGACGTATCTGCACCGGGTCGCCCGCGCGCTGGACATCGACTGGCCCGAGGGCCTCGACTACCCCGAACTCCTCCGCTCCCTCAACCCGCAGATGGCCAACCACGCGGCGTTCCTCCAGGACTGCACCGCGCTGCTGCGCGGCGCCGGGTACACCGTCTTCGACGGCGAGCCGCCGGCGCGGCAGGACGCGGCGCACGCCGCGGTGGCCGACGAGTACGTGCACTGCACGGCGCCGCTGCGGCGGCTGGCCGACCGGTACGCCCTGGAGCTGTGCGTGGCGGCGGCGGCCGGCGAGCCGCCGCCGGAGTGGGTGCGCGAGGCGCTGGGCGGCCTCCCGGAGCTGATGGTGCGGGGCGCGCAGCGGGCGGGGCGGCTGGAGCGGGAGTGCGTGGACCTGGTGGAGGCGGCGCTCATGAGCGGGCGGATCGGGGAGGTCTTCGACGGGTACGTGGTGGAGGTGGACGAGCGCCGCCCGACGCGGGGGACGGTGCAGCTCTACGAGCCGGCGGTCATCGGCCGCGTGGATGCGGAGGAGTCGGCCGAGGCACCGGTGCCGTCGGGGAGCGGGGAGCCCGCGGAAGGCGGGGAACCGGCCGAGGGCGCGGAAGGGGCGGAACCCGCGGGCGGTGCGCCACCCGCCGACTCCGCGGAACCCGCCGACTCCACCGAGCCCCCGGAGCCCCCGGAACCCGCAGAGCCCGCCGGCGCCGCCGGGCCCCCCGTCCGTGCCTGGCCCGCCCCCGGCGAGCCGTTGCCGCTCGGCCACCGCGTACGGGTACGGCTCACGGCGGCGGAGCCCGGGGTGTCGCCCGTACGCTTCGCGCCCGCGCCCTGA